A DNA window from Bos mutus isolate GX-2022 chromosome 11, NWIPB_WYAK_1.1, whole genome shotgun sequence contains the following coding sequences:
- the DNAAF10 gene encoding dynein axonemal assembly factor 10: protein MSAFEKPQIISHIQKSLNYTVFDCKWMPCSAKFVTMGNFARGTGVIQLYEIQQGDLKLLREIEKAKPIKCGTFGATSLQQRYLATGDFAGNLHIWNLEAPEVPVYSVKGHKEIINTIDGVGGLGIGEGAPEIVTGSRDGTVKVWDPRQKDDPVANMEPMQGENKRDCWTVAFGNAYNQEERVVCAGYDNGDIKLFDLRNMSLRWETNIKNGVCSLEFDRKDISMNKLVATSLEGKFHVFDMRTQHPTKGFASVSEKAHKSTVWQVRHLPQNREVFLTAGGAGSLHLWKYEYPIQRSKKDSEGVEMGVAGSVSLLQNVTLSTQPVSSLDWSPDKRGLCICSSFDQMVRVLIVTKLHKI from the exons ATGTCGGCCTTCGAGAAGCCTCAGATCATCTCCCATATCCAGAAGAGCCTCAATTACACGGTGTTTGACTGTAAGTGGATGCCCTGCAGCGCCAAATTTGTGACCATGGGCAACTTCGCACGGGGCACCGGCGTCATTCAGCTGTACGAGATCCAGCAAGGGGACCTAAAGCTGCTGCGGGAG ATTGAAAAGGCCAAACCCATTAAATGTGGAACATTTGGCGCAACATCTTTACAGCAGAGATATCTGGCCACTGGAGATTTTGCTGGAAACCTTCATATATG GAATTTGGAAGCTCCAGAGGTCCCAGTGTATTCTGTAAAGGGCcataaagaaattataaatactATAGATGGTGTTGGTGGACTTGGAATCGGGGAAGGGGCACCTGAAATTGTGACTGGTAGCCGAGATG gaACCGTAAAGGTGTGGGACCCAAGGCAGAAAGATGATCCTGTTGCTAATATGGAACCCATGCAGGGGGAAAACAAGAGAGACTGTTGGACTGTGGCATTTG GCAATGCTTATAATCAAGAGGAACGTGTTGTGTGTGCTGGCTATGACAACGGAGACATCAAGCTGTTTGATCTCAGAAATATGTCCTTACGGTGGGAGACAAATATAAAAAATGGG GTGTGTAGCTTGGAGTTTGACAGAAAAGACATAAGTATGAATAAGTTAGTAGCTACATCTCTGGAAGGAAAGTTTCATGTTTTTGACATGAGAACACAGCATCCAACCAAAGgttttgcttctgtttcagaAAAG GCTCATAAATCTACTGTGTGGCAGGTCCGACACCTGCCACAGAACCGAGAGGTCTTCCTCACAGCAGGAGGCGCCGGCAGCCTGCACCTCTGGAAGTA CGAATACCCGATTCAGCGATCAAAGAAAGATTCCGAGGGTGTAGAGATGGGAGTTGCGGGCTCCGTCAGCCTTCTGCAGAATGTTACGTTGTCTACTCAGCCCGTTTCAAGTTTGGACTGGAGTCCGGATAAGAGGGGTCTGTGCATCTGTAGTTCATTTGACCAGATGGTGAGAGTACTGATCGTTACGAAACTCCACAAAATTTGA